DNA sequence from the Rhizobium lusitanum genome:
GCATTTCAGCAGCACTTCCCACTTGCCCTTGGTTGCCGAGAACACGCCGTCTTCTTCGCTGATCTCGATGATGTGACCAAAGGCATTATCGGCACGCGGATTGGCGGCATCGACCTGATCGGCCTTGCGCTTGCTGTTGTTGGTCAGCATGACATAGACCTTGCCGTTGACGGCATTGGGTTCGATGTCTTCCGGCCGGTCCATCTTGGTCGCGCCGAGCAAGTCGGCGGCACGGCGCGTTTCGATCAGCACGTCGGCCTGGCTGGCAAAGCCATGTTCCGCCGTCAGCGGCCCCTGTCCGAAGGTCAGCGGTAGCCACGCAAGCGTACTGTCCTCGGAGAACTTGGCGACATAGAGCGTGCCGTTGTCGAGCAAATCCAGATTGGTGGCGCGGTCGGCGGCATTATAGGTGCCGGCGGTCACGAACTTGTAGACATAATCGAACCGTTCGTCGTCGCCGAGATAGAGGACCACACGGCCGTCCTTGGAGACGATATTGGCAGCACCCTCATGCTTGGTGCGGCCAAGTGCGGTGCGCTTCTTCGGCACCGATTGCGGATCGAGAACGTCGACTTCGACGACCCAGCCGTAACGGTTCGGCTCGTGCGCCTCTTTGGAGAGATCAAAACGTTCGTAGAAATTCGCCCATTCGTAGCTGCCTTCCGGCACGCCGTAGCGCTTGTAGTTGGCGGCTTCCTTATGGCCTTCCGGCAGCTTACCGGAAAAATAGCCGTGGAAGTTCTCCTCGGCCATGATGTAGGTGCCCCAGGGCGTAACGCCGCCGGCGCAATTGTTGAGCGTGCCGAAAACCTTGGCGCCGGTCGCGTCGGCCGAGGTCTTCAGCCGATCATTGCCGGCAGCCGGGCCGGTCAACTGCATCTCGGTCGTCGCGGTGATGCGGCGATTGTATTTGCCATCCGGCACGACCTGCCATTTGCCGTCGACCTTGCGGATCTCGACGACGGTGCCGCCATGCGCGGCCATTTCGATGTCCACCTGCTCCTTGCTCAGCGGCGCCTGCTTGATCTTGCCGTCGGCGATTGTCACCAGACCCGGAAACATCAGATGCGGATTGGTATATTCGTGATTGACCACCAGCAGCCCGTGTTCGGAGGAACCCTCCAACGGGATATAGCCGACATAATCGTTGTTATAGCCGAACTGGCGACGCTGTGCCTCGGCGGACTGGTTCTTCGGATCGAAAGCCGGCGAATCGGCAAAGAGCGCGTCGCCCCAGCGCAACAGCACATTGGCGTCATAGCCTTCGGCGACATGGTGATCGGCATCGACACCGGCTTCAATTTCCTTGAAGGCGAAGGCCGAGCCGCCGGCCGCACGGGCCTTCTCCGCGCTCACCAATGCGAGCGGCCCTACCGTCGCAGCGATGGCGGAAACAGCGAGCGACCCTTGCAGGAAGCCGCGCCGGGAAAAGCGACGTCCGATGATTTCCCCCATCGTCGGATTGTCGGTACAGTTATGGCCCTCCCCGTCAGCGTCTTCCAGCTGACTGGTCGGAAATATATCTTTTTGCGTGAGATTTTCAGTCATTGCACTACCCCCAAAAGTTTCGCAATCGCTCTTCATCAGAACAGGCAAAACTCTAGGTTGGCCGTATGACAGGTAGATGAAAAATACCCGCGCAAGGGAGCGCGCGGGCAGTGGTTGGCCGGATCTGTGAAAATCGTTGCGGTTAGACCGCGATCGCCACCAGCGGCAAATCTTCGTCGTCAACGTCATCGGCAAGGACAGCCGATGCGGCGTCATCATGCCAGGCAATCATGCCCTTCAGCCGCTCATGCGTATCAACAGCAAGCGGCACGACGAGCACCCGGCCCGGATCGACCGGCCCCGGAAATGCCAGCGCATTATAGGCCACCTTCTCGAAGCCGAGCGGGCCGTAATACGGCGGATCGCCGACCAGGATGACTGCTTCCGACCCCTTGCGCTTGGCAGCCTCGATCGCGATCCGCACCAATTCCCGGCCGATGCCCCGGTTCTTGTGCGACGGGCGAACGGCGAGCGGTCCGAGCAGATGTCCCTTGACCGAGCCGGCAAGAACCGGCGTCATCCGGACGGAGGCAATCGTCTCGCCGTCGTCGGCGCAGATGAAGGAGAGCGTGCGGTCATGCGGCCCTTGCTCGCGAATCCGCGCAGCGGCGCGGGTGAACCGGCCGGGACCGAATGCTTCTTCGTTGATGAGTTCGATGACAGCGTCGTGCGACGCATCCTCAGTGAGGTAGACCAGATCGTGCTTGTACATTAGACCAATGAAACCAGATAGACAGACGGGATGGTTCTCGAAAACGCTTCTCGAGCGTTCGGGATCATCAGCGTCGTCGCAGGCTTCTGGTTGCTGTCATGACAAGCGGTCCTCAAAGTGTGACAAGCCGGATAGCAGGAAATTTTCGGTTCGTCCAATGTTAAATGCGGGCGGTCTTTTGTTGACGGATGATCGTGTCGAGATGATGACATTTGCCCAGGACATGATCTTGTCCGAAAATCGCTTCGCGATTTTCGCGAGGATGTCGTAACGCACTGTTCATCGTTTACCGTCTCGCAATTCCACGAACATACCGTATTTTCCAGATCAAGTTTTTAGACAGGATCTCCGAAAGGATCGGGCAATGGGCATGTTGGTTGACGGCGTCTGGCATGACGTCTGGTACGACACGAAGGAAACCAAAGGCCATTTCAAGCGCGCTGCCTCGCAGTTTCGCAATTGGATCACCGCCGACGGCGCGCCGGGGCCGAGCGGTACGGGCGGCTTCAAGGCCGAGGCCGGGCGCTACCATCTCTACGTCTCGCTCGCCTGCCCCTGGGCACACCGCACGTTGATCTTCCGCAAGCTGAAGAAGCTCGAGAGCCTGATCTCCGTCTCCATCGTCGATCCACTGATGCTGGAAAATGGCTGGGAATTCAAAGGCAAGGACGGCGGCACGATCGATCATCTCTTTGGCGCAAAAGCGCTCTGGGAAGTCTACGTCGAGGCAGATCCGCATTATTCCGGCCGCGTCACCGTTCCCGTCCTCTGGGACAAGCAGACCGGCACGATCGTCAACAATGAATCTGCCGAGATCATCCGCATGTTCAACAGCGCCTTCGACGGCCTGACCGGCGCGAAGGATGATTTCTACCCGACGGACCTTAGAGCCGAGATCGATACCCTGAACGAGGTGGTCTACGACACAGTCAACAACGGCGTCTACAAATCCGGCTTCGCCGGCACGCAGGAAGCCTACCAGCAGAATGTGCTGCGCCTGTTCGAAACCCTCGACATGCTCGACAAGCGCCTGGGGGCAAATCGCTATCTCCTGGGCGACCAGCTGACCGAGGCCGACTGGCGGCTCTTTACCACGCTCGTGCGTTTCGACGCCGTCTATGTCGGCCATTTCAAATGCAACATCCGCCGCATCGAGGATTATCGCAACCTGTCCGGCTATCTGCGCGACCTCTATCAGGTCCCCGGTGTCGCCGAGACGACCAACCTTGCGCATATCAAGGATCACTACTACCGCAGCCACAAGACGATCAACCCAACCGGCATCGTCCCCGTCGGTCCCGATCTGGATTTTAACCATCCGCATGGGCGGGAAGGATTGGTGAAGACGGCTTGAGGCACGGTCAATCTCTCCCCCTTGCGGGCGAGAAAGCAAAATCAGCATTTAGCGTCAGCTAAGTGCTAGATTTTGCAAAAGAGGGGGTAAGCAGGGACGCAAGATGCAGACCCCCGCTCTTGCAATTTCAATGGCTTAGAAATTGCGCCAAACCTCGAATCCTGAGCTGCTTTCAAAGCCGCAATTCCTAAACCAGTGAAATTGCTTTCTCGCCCGCCAAGGGCGAGATAGGCTTCCCCCGCCGCTCGTTTGGCTTTCCACGTCGAACCGCGTCATGATGTTCGGAACGAAAGCCGTCACCAGTAATTCGACGGCGCCTCGCCACCTTCCAGCTCCTTCAGCCGCCGATACGTCGCCTTGGTCGTCCCCGGCGGCAGGGCGTCGAGCGAAAAGAATCCGCTTTCGACGATCTCGAGATCAGGCTTGCGCGGCGCGGTTTGTTCCACTTGCACGCGGAAAAAGACGACATGGTCGCGCTTGCTGGTGCGGTTGTTGAGATAGACTTGGAAGAGCTGCGGCCGACCGGATATCACCAGATTGCCCTCTTCCCGTAGTTCCTTTGCCAGCGCCTGCTCCACCGTCTCATGACGCTCGACGCCGCCGCCGGGCATGTGCCAGCCCGCGATGTAGGAATGCCGCACCAGGAAGATCCGCCCTTCCTGATCGAAGCACGCTGCCCGCACGCCCATGGTCATGCTGCGGGTGAGCGCGAAATAGCTGTGGAGCATCCAACCAAGCAGCCTTGCCCGCCAGCTGCGGGATTCGTCGGGAGCGACGCCCTCGCTCATGCCTCGGCTCCGCCGATGTGATCGACCAGCGGCAAATGGATGTATTTGTTTTGACAATGGACTGGGCTATGTCTCAACCCATGTTCAAACTCGCGCATATTTCCGACGTTCATCTGGGTCCCTTGCCCCGGCTTTCGATCAGAGAACTCGCCTCCAAACGCATTACCGGATTTGTGAACTGGCACCGAAACCGGCGCAAGCATCTTTTCGGCGGCACTCTCGATCTTCTTCTGGACGATATCAGGGCGAAGCAGGCCGACCATCTCGCGGTGACCGGCGATCTCGTCAATCTCGGCAGCGGCATTGAGATCCGCACCGCCGCCGAATGGCTGAAGACCGTTGGCGACCCCGCCTTCACCTCCGTCGTTCCCGGCAACCACGATGCCTATGTGCCCGGTGCCTATGAGAAGGCTATGCGCGCCTGGTATCCCTATGTTCAGGGCGATCATGCACCGCCGGAGTGGCCGAACAACCAGCACATCTTCCCCTATCTGCGCATCCGCGACCGTGTCGCCCTGATCGGCTGCTCGACGGCGGTGGCAACGCCCCCCTTTGCCGCCAGCGGCTTTTTTCCGCCCGGCAGGCGCGCGAGACGGTGAACATGCTGCGTGCCGCCGGCGAGGCCGGTCTGTTTCGCGTCGTGATGATCCACCATCCGCCGATCCGTGGCGCGACCAGCTTCTACAAGCGCATGATCGGCATCCGCCGCTTTGCCGCCGTGATCTCCACCGGTGGCGCCGAGCTGGTCCTGCACGGCCATACCCATCTGAACACGCTGCATTGGCTGAATGGCCCGACCGGCCCGGTGCCGGTTATCGGCATCGCCTCGGCCTCGCAAGGCCCCAGCGGGCTGAAGCCGGCGGCCGCCTATAATCTCTTTACCATCGCCGGCCATCCGGGCGCTTGGGAGCTCAAGGCCGAGCGCTTCAGCCTCAATGCCCACGGCGATGGCGTGGATGCCCAGGGTGTCGACATCCTGGCGTGATAAAGGTGGCACTTTGTGAAAGCGGCCCTATCGTTTCGGTAGCGTTTTCGAATATCCGGAGCTACAATCAGCCCATGTGATTTCGGGAGGATGATATGGGCTTTGGCGTCGCGATGAAGAATTCCGCCATGATGGCGCTTGCCGCCGGATTTCTGATCGGCGCCAGCCTGCAGGCCTTCGCCGCGGGCTCAGAGAGCGACGAGACCGCGCCGCCGCCGAAGACCAAAACGACCACCCAATGCACCGATGGCAAGGTCTGGGACAAGGACAAGAAGGAATGCGTGAAACCGCAGAAAAGCGGCTTCAACGACGACCGGCTTTTCCAGGCAGCGCGCGAGTTCGCCTATGCCGGCCAGTATGACAACGCCATCACCGTCCTGAAGCTCGCCAGAAACCAGGATGATCCCCGCATTCTCAACTATCTCGGCTATTCCAACCGCAAGGCCGGCCGCATGGAGCTCGGCATGAGCTACTACCGAAAAGCCTTGCAGCGGGACGAGAACTATATCCTCGCGCGCTCCTACATGGGTCAGGCCTTGCTCGAACAGGGCGACGTCCAGGCGGCCCGTGTGCAGCTCGTCGAAATTCGCGATCGCGGCGGCGAAAATAGCTGGGCCTATCGCTCGCTACAGCAATCGCTGAAAGGTCAGATCACCTATTGAGACGGTACGGGGCACTGCCTTCCTCAAGATCGTGTGAGACCGCCAAGAGGAAGCGCCCAACCGCCTTTGAAGACTTGCGAAGCAACAGGAAAATGGTTCATACCAACACAGAACGATCCTTCGGCTCACGTAGCTTCTCCGCAGAGAGAGGCCGTCTTTCGCCGCGAGGTATCCGCAACCCGACAACCCTCAACACTTCCTTGGAAAGACAATGCCGACGCCGGTAGCAGCCATCGATATCAGACGCGATCTGGTCAGCCTTCTCCCGAAGCTCCGGCGCTTTGCTATAACGCTGACCGGTGACCTGGCCGAGGCGGACGAACTGATACAGAGCGTCTGTCAGCGCGGTATCGCCAAATTCCACCTCTGGAACAATGACGGCCGGCTGGACAGCTGGCTCTATACCATGGCCCGCCACCAATGGGTGGACGAGGCACGGCGCCACCGGCTGCGGTCGGTCACCAAAGGCAGCGCGCTGGAAAAGGGCGAGCCGGCGACGCCGGGCATACATATTAATCCGGTCGAAGCGAGCGAAGCGCACCGGATGGTCACATCTTTGCCCGAAGGACTTGCCAGTGTCTTCCTGCTCGTCGATATCGAGGGGCATAGCTACAAGCAGACGGCCGATATTCTCGGCATCCCTCTGTCGACGGTGGCGTCGCGGCTTTCCAGCGCCCGCCTTCACCTTGCCGCCCAGGGACACAGCCGATCGCCGCGAAGGTTTTAGCATTGCAGGACATGAAGAAAATGCCGCTCGAAGCCCGCCTGTCCGCCTTTATGGACGGCGAGACGAGCCGTGAGGAGAAGGACGAGCTGGAGCGGCTCATCGCATCGGATCCGGAAGCGCGCCGGATTTTCGACGAGCTGAGGCATGGCTCCGACGTCGGCCGCAAGGCATTCGAGGAAGTGCTGAAGGAGCCCGTGCCGCTGGCGCTGGTGCGCTCCATCAAGAGCGCGCAGCCCCCGAAGGCGCGCGAGCCCGCTCCCAAGTTTTCCCGGCCATCCCTGAAATTTGCCCCGACCGGCCGTCAAACGCTCGCCGCCGCCCTCATCCTGTTCGTCATCGGCGGTGGCATCGGCTATCTCTTGGGCATCCTGCCGACAGGCGCGCCAGCCCCTACCCCGCCCGCGACCGCGCAGAACCGCACCTGGCTGGACGACATCGCCGCCTACCACCGCATCTATTCGCGTCAGCCGCGCCATATGGTCGAAGTACAGGCAACCGAGGCCGACGAGATCACCAGATGGCTGACGGGCACCGTCGGCGTGAAATTCAATCTGCCGGATCTTGCCGCCGACGGGCTCGTCTTCCAGGGCGCGCGCATGTTCATCGCCGACGGCAAGCCGGCCGGCCAGTTGATCTACAAGAATCTCGACGGCGACGTCATTGCCATCTGTTTCACGAAAGACGAAGGCGTCGCGGATAACGGCAATCTCGATGAGACGATCAAGGACGATGTGAGTATCGTATCCTGGCATCGCAACAGCACCGCCTACGCCGTCGTCGGCCCCTCCTCCGACGCGATGCTCGATGAGATCGCCAACCGGGTCTCGACGGAAATTTAAGCCGATCGCCGACCGAGGTCCTGCTTGCGGCTTTGGCCCAGCGGGAGGATACTACTCCTCCATCAATCGCACCTGGAGGTATCGTGCGATGGGTAACCCTGGAGATCAATGATGTCCGACATCCTGCTGACTATCCCGGAGATTGACGAGCGCATTGCGGCAATCAGGGGAAACTTGCGCGATTTGATCGAGCAAGCCGCCGCCTATTCCGGCGCGGCGGACGAAGAACGGGCGTCGGATCGCATCGCCGATCAGGAAGAAGAACTCGAACGCCTGATCAAGCGTCGAGACGAGCTTTCCAAGACTTAAATCCTGAGCGCGAAAAGACGGGAGGAGCGGATTGCCCTTCCCGTCTCCTTTTATAGGATCAGTGAGACGGCGCCGGCAAAACCGTCGTCGCGATTTCATCGCCTGAAAAGATGATGAAGGCGAACAGCAGCACACCGACGAATGTGACAATCGCCGCCGCCGCCACGACCGGCTCCAACGCCATATTGCCGAGCAGCATGAAATAGAGCGACGGCACCATCACCGCGACGCCCGCCGTGTAGATGTAATATTGGATCATCGCCAGCCGCCTTTCCGCCTTTCGCGGGTTCAGCGCATGATAACCGCCGAATATCGCCATGGTCACCCAGCCGAGAAGGTTCGCATGCGCATGGGCGCCAATGACGCTGTGATCCTCGGTGATCGCCATTTTGAGACCCATCCCGATTCCGACGATCAGGAATATAATCGCCGTCCTGAAGTATAGATTGGCAATGCGCGGCATGATTTCCCCCATGAGTTTGTTGGATCTCAAAAATATCACACGAACGTATTTCCGAAAATACTGATTTCAAGATCACCATCAGGGTATTTTCTTTAAAAACTCTGATCTTTACATAAACTTCCGAGTTAACGAACAGTACTGACGTCAGCACGGGATGAGAGCACCCGCGCCGATGGCACGAGCCAGAAAACCCTACTGACATCGCCGCCGTCATGCGCTATACAACCACCAAGCGACTTTCAGAGGAGAGTACTTTGATGAGAACCCACGGCACAGGAAACCACCGCTGAAAAGCAGTGCCGTGAAAGGCTACTTCTTCAGCCCATCCATCAAATTGCCATCTCTCGCCCCTGGAGGGCACTCATGTTTCGTCGCTTCGAAAAGCTCGTCGATCCATTCCAGCACTATGACGACCTGACCCCGCCGCCGGATGCCTGGCGGTATCTCAAAAGCAATCTGCGTCCCTTCCGCTTCGTCATGGCCATGAGCCTTGCGCTCACCGTCATCGGGCGGCCGATTGCCGGCTATCTCCGGGAAAGCCTCGACGACATCGCATTCCGGCCGAATGCCGAAACACTGGTCCGCTGGCGGGCGCATCGCCATGTGCTCAGGCAATCCGTCGGCTGGTTCCGCCAGGATTTTTCCGGACGTATCGCCGCCCAGGTGCGCGATATCGGCAACTCCGCCACCGGAGCGGCCTATGCCGTGCTGCATACCCTATCCTTCGTCATCATCTATGTCGCCGGCTCGCTTTGGCTGATGGCCTCGATCGATCTGCGTCTCGTCTGGCCACTGCTCATCTGGGTCGGCTGCTATCTCGGCCTGATGGCCGTCGTTATCCCCAAGCTGCGCGAGGCATCCGAAGAGTTTCAAGGCGCCTATGCATCCCTGACCGGCATGCTGGTCGATACCTATGCCAATATCGACATCATCAAGCTCTTCGCCAATGCGGCCAAGGAGGACCGTGAAGGACGGGAGCGTTTCGCGGCAACCCGCGAGACGTTCGTGCGGGTCCAGAAGCTCGAGGTCCTGGTCAATTCCAGCATGCTGTTCCTCGGCAGCTTTCTGATCGTCGGGCTGGTCGGCTATGCCGTCATCCTGTGGCAGGGCGGCAGCGCGCCGCTTGGCCTGATCGCCGCCTCGCTCGCCTTGAGCTTCCGAATCACCGGCATGGCAGAATGGATGCTCGACGCCGTATCGTCGCTATTCGGCCATCTCGGCGCGATGCGGCAATCGCTGCTGACCGTGGCGCAACCGCTCGCCATTGCGGATGAGCCCGGCGCGAGCGAGCTTGTGGTCAACAGCGGCACGATCGCCTTCCGCGACGTGACGCACCACTACGGCAAGAGCAATGGCGGCCTGAACGGTGTCTCGCTGCTTATAGCACCGGGCGAAAAAATCGGCCTTGTCGGTCGCTCCGGCACGGGCAAGTCGACGCTCGTCAATCTGCTTCTGCGGTTCTTTGATCCCGAAGCTGGCTCCATCGAGATCGACGGGCAGGATATCCAACGCGTCACCCAGGAAAGCCTGCGCCGGCAGATCGCCATGGTGAGCCAGGATGCCGCCCTGCTCCATCGCTCCGTTCGTGACAATATCGCTCATGGAGATCCGCGCTTTTCCGAGAGCGCGATTGCAGTGGCGCTGGATAAAGCTGCGGCTAGTGAATTCGTCGCCACCCTGCGAGACCACGAGGGTCGCACCGGTTACGATGCTCATGTCGGCGAACGCGGCGTCCAGCTTTCGGGCGGCCAAAGGCAGCGTATCGCGCTTGCCCGCGCCATCCTGAAGGACGCGCCGATCCTCGTGCTCGACGAGGCCACCTCTGCCCTGGATTCGGAGGTGGAAGCCGTGATCCAGGACACGCTCTATCGCGTCATGGAAGGTAAAACGGTGATCGCCATTGCTCACCGCCTCTCGACCATCGCCCGCATGGACCGCATCGTCGTCCTCGACGAAGGGCGGATCGTCGAGAATGGCACACATGGCGAACTGCTCAGCCGAAACGGCATTTACGCCGCTCTCTGGGCACGCCAATCCGGCGGCTTCATCGGTGACGACGATCCCGCCGTGCCTGAATAGGCAGAAACGAAAAATCCCCTCGATCACATCAAGGGGATTTTGTCTTCACTGGACTTTAGCGGCTGAATTTCAGCCCTTCTTCGCCTTGATATCGAGCACCCGATTCGCCGCCGAAACGATCGCCTCGAGGGAAGCCGCGACGATATTGGTGTTGATGCCAGCACCGAAGAGCTTGCCGCCGGGATAGGAGGTCTCGACATAGGAGATCGCCGCAGCGTTCGAGCCATGTTGCAGCGAATGCTCGGAATAGTCCTCGACTGTCATCTGAATGCCGAGATAGATCGAGAGAGCGTTGATGAAGCCATCGATCGGGCCGTTGCCACGGCCTTCAATGCGCTTCATCTCGCCGTTGTCGGTAATCTCGGCGGCGACAATGCGCTGCCCCTTGTGCTCGGGATCGGCGAAGGTGTGGTGATCGACAAAGCGGATACGGCCGTCAGGCTGCGTCACGTAGCGCTCGATGAAGTGCTCATAGATCCGCTTGGCCGGCAGTTCCTTGCCTTCTTCATCGGTGATCCGCTGGATCTCCTCGCGATATTCCACCTGCAGATTGCGTGGCAGATTGAGGCCGTAATCCTGCTGCATGATGTAGGCGATGCCGCCCTTGCCCGACTGCGAGTTGATGCGGATGATCGCCTCGTAGGAGCGGCCGACGTCCTGCGGATCGATCGGCAAATACGGCACTTCCCAGACGGGATGGTTGGCGACCTTCGACGCCTTCATGCCCTTGTTGATCGCATCCTGATGCGAGCCGGAAAAGGCGGTGTAGACCAGTTCGCCGACGTAAGGATGACGCTCGCCGATTGCCATCTGGTTGGAATATTCAAAGACGTCCTTCATGCGCTCGATATTGGAGCAGTCGAGCTCCGGATCGACGCCTTGCGTGAACATGTTCAGCGCCATGGTGACGACATCGACATTGCCGGTGCGCTCGCCATTGCCAAACAAGGTGCCTTCGACGCGATCGGCGCCGGCCAGGAGCGCCAGCTCGGCGGCAGCGATGCCGGTGCCGCGGTCATTATGCGGATGCAGGGAAATCAACAGGTTTTCGCGATTGTCGAGATTGCGGCACATCCATTCGATCTGGTCGGCATAGATGTTCGGCGTTGCCATTTCGACGGTCGACGGCAGATTGATGATCAGCTTGTTGTCCGGCGTCGGCTTCACCACCTCGATGACAGCATTGCAGATTTCCAGCGCCACATCCAGCTCGGTGCCGGTAAAGCTTTCCGGCGAATATTCGAAACGGTAGCCGCCGCCGGCCTTGGCCGCCATGTCGGTGATCATCTTGGCCGCATCGACGGCGATCTGCTTGATGCCCTGCACATCCTTCGCGAACACCACGCGGCGCTGCAATTCGCTGGTGGAATTGTAGAAATGCACGATCGGCTTGTTAGCGCCTTCCAGGGATTCGAAAGTGCGGGTGATCAACTCCGGCCGGCATTGCACCAGAACCTGCAGCGACACATCGTCCGGCACATTGCCCTGCTCGATGCACCAGCGGGCAAAATCGAAATCGGTCTGCGAGGCCGAGGGAAAACCGATCTCGATTTCCTTGAAACCCATGTCCAGCAACAGCTGGAACATGCGGGCCTTGCGGTCGTGGCCCATCGGGTCGACCAGCGCCTGATTGCCGTCACGCAGATCCACGGAACACCAGATCGGCGCCTTGGTGATGACCTTTGACGGCCAGGTTCGGTCGGGAATGTTGATCTGCGGATAAGAGCGGTACTTCACCGCTGCTTCGGGCATGCCTTTGGGGGAATGGCTGTTCGCGTCCATGGTTTCGTCTCTTCCTTTCCCGTCATTTGCCCCGCGTATTAACCGATCACAGGCGGCTTGGCGATGACAAATGCGGACCCGCTAGGGGTATGCTGTCGATTTTGGGGATATGTCTCGAGGAGCGATGGCCTGGCGGGCTTTACGGCCGCCGAGCGCCCCTCAAAGGACCCGGCAACCGCGCGTAAGGCCGAGAAGAAGAAGCGAAGTGAGGGCGCGCGTATTGTCACGCAGGGCAATGCGCCCACGTACAATCTGCTCAGAAATCTTTGCGCCAGTCGTCTTCATGACCGCGCTTATAGCCGCGCGGCGGAAAGGAAGCAACCCCCTGCTTATCTTTTCAGCATCTGCACCAAATGCGAGAGCGCCATCATCAACAAGCCGGCAATCAGGCCCCAGAAGGCGCCGGAAATCCCGGCAAAGGAAACGCCGGATGCCGTAACGAGAAACGTGACCGCCGCCGCCTCACGCGATTCTACTCTCTGAAAAGCGTTCATAGCCGAGTTGGACAGAGCGCCGACCAGCGCCAGCCCCGCGACCGCCTCGATCAGGACCGGCGGCGCCAAGGTCACGAAGGCGATGACGGCGCTCGCGAGCAATCCGAGAATGATATAGACGACGCCTGCAATAATCGCCGCCCAATAACGCCGCTTGGGATCG
Encoded proteins:
- a CDS encoding PhoX family protein; protein product: MTENLTQKDIFPTSQLEDADGEGHNCTDNPTMGEIIGRRFSRRGFLQGSLAVSAIAATVGPLALVSAEKARAAGGSAFAFKEIEAGVDADHHVAEGYDANVLLRWGDALFADSPAFDPKNQSAEAQRRQFGYNNDYVGYIPLEGSSEHGLLVVNHEYTNPHLMFPGLVTIADGKIKQAPLSKEQVDIEMAAHGGTVVEIRKVDGKWQVVPDGKYNRRITATTEMQLTGPAAGNDRLKTSADATGAKVFGTLNNCAGGVTPWGTYIMAEENFHGYFSGKLPEGHKEAANYKRYGVPEGSYEWANFYERFDLSKEAHEPNRYGWVVEVDVLDPQSVPKKRTALGRTKHEGAANIVSKDGRVVLYLGDDERFDYVYKFVTAGTYNAADRATNLDLLDNGTLYVAKFSEDSTLAWLPLTFGQGPLTAEHGFASQADVLIETRRAADLLGATKMDRPEDIEPNAVNGKVYVMLTNNSKRKADQVDAANPRADNAFGHIIEISEEDGVFSATKGKWEVLLKCGDPSVAAVGASFSTETTKNGWFGMPDNCSIDAAGRLWVATDGNSNKATGRTDGLWAVDTEGDARATSKLFYRVPVGAELCGPLFLPDDQTAFVAVQHPGDGGDDWSGHGRPSYYEDLSTRWPDFKPDMPVRPAVVAITKTGGGKIAV
- a CDS encoding GNAT family N-acetyltransferase, with the translated sequence MYKHDLVYLTEDASHDAVIELINEEAFGPGRFTRAAARIREQGPHDRTLSFICADDGETIASVRMTPVLAGSVKGHLLGPLAVRPSHKNRGIGRELVRIAIEAAKRKGSEAVILVGDPPYYGPLGFEKVAYNALAFPGPVDPGRVLVVPLAVDTHERLKGMIAWHDDAASAVLADDVDDEDLPLVAIAV
- a CDS encoding glutathione S-transferase family protein → MGMLVDGVWHDVWYDTKETKGHFKRAASQFRNWITADGAPGPSGTGGFKAEAGRYHLYVSLACPWAHRTLIFRKLKKLESLISVSIVDPLMLENGWEFKGKDGGTIDHLFGAKALWEVYVEADPHYSGRVTVPVLWDKQTGTIVNNESAEIIRMFNSAFDGLTGAKDDFYPTDLRAEIDTLNEVVYDTVNNGVYKSGFAGTQEAYQQNVLRLFETLDMLDKRLGANRYLLGDQLTEADWRLFTTLVRFDAVYVGHFKCNIRRIEDYRNLSGYLRDLYQVPGVAETTNLAHIKDHYYRSHKTINPTGIVPVGPDLDFNHPHGREGLVKTA
- a CDS encoding NUDIX domain-containing protein — translated: MLHSYFALTRSMTMGVRAACFDQEGRIFLVRHSYIAGWHMPGGGVERHETVEQALAKELREEGNLVISGRPQLFQVYLNNRTSKRDHVVFFRVQVEQTAPRKPDLEIVESGFFSLDALPPGTTKATYRRLKELEGGEAPSNYW
- a CDS encoding tetratricopeptide repeat protein; the encoded protein is MGFGVAMKNSAMMALAAGFLIGASLQAFAAGSESDETAPPPKTKTTTQCTDGKVWDKDKKECVKPQKSGFNDDRLFQAAREFAYAGQYDNAITVLKLARNQDDPRILNYLGYSNRKAGRMELGMSYYRKALQRDENYILARSYMGQALLEQGDVQAARVQLVEIRDRGGENSWAYRSLQQSLKGQITY
- a CDS encoding RNA polymerase sigma factor, which gives rise to MPTPVAAIDIRRDLVSLLPKLRRFAITLTGDLAEADELIQSVCQRGIAKFHLWNNDGRLDSWLYTMARHQWVDEARRHRLRSVTKGSALEKGEPATPGIHINPVEASEAHRMVTSLPEGLASVFLLVDIEGHSYKQTADILGIPLSTVASRLSSARLHLAAQGHSRSPRRF
- a CDS encoding anti-sigma factor family protein, coding for MPLEARLSAFMDGETSREEKDELERLIASDPEARRIFDELRHGSDVGRKAFEEVLKEPVPLALVRSIKSAQPPKAREPAPKFSRPSLKFAPTGRQTLAAALILFVIGGGIGYLLGILPTGAPAPTPPATAQNRTWLDDIAAYHRIYSRQPRHMVEVQATEADEITRWLTGTVGVKFNLPDLAADGLVFQGARMFIADGKPAGQLIYKNLDGDVIAICFTKDEGVADNGNLDETIKDDVSIVSWHRNSTAYAVVGPSSDAMLDEIANRVSTEI
- a CDS encoding ABC transporter ATP-binding protein, whose translation is MFRRFEKLVDPFQHYDDLTPPPDAWRYLKSNLRPFRFVMAMSLALTVIGRPIAGYLRESLDDIAFRPNAETLVRWRAHRHVLRQSVGWFRQDFSGRIAAQVRDIGNSATGAAYAVLHTLSFVIIYVAGSLWLMASIDLRLVWPLLIWVGCYLGLMAVVIPKLREASEEFQGAYASLTGMLVDTYANIDIIKLFANAAKEDREGRERFAATRETFVRVQKLEVLVNSSMLFLGSFLIVGLVGYAVILWQGGSAPLGLIAASLALSFRITGMAEWMLDAVSSLFGHLGAMRQSLLTVAQPLAIADEPGASELVVNSGTIAFRDVTHHYGKSNGGLNGVSLLIAPGEKIGLVGRSGTGKSTLVNLLLRFFDPEAGSIEIDGQDIQRVTQESLRRQIAMVSQDAALLHRSVRDNIAHGDPRFSESAIAVALDKAAASEFVATLRDHEGRTGYDAHVGERGVQLSGGQRQRIALARAILKDAPILVLDEATSALDSEVEAVIQDTLYRVMEGKTVIAIAHRLSTIARMDRIVVLDEGRIVENGTHGELLSRNGIYAALWARQSGGFIGDDDPAVPE